The following coding sequences lie in one Ochotona princeps isolate mOchPri1 unplaced genomic scaffold, mOchPri1.hap1 HAP1_SCAFFOLD_1989, whole genome shotgun sequence genomic window:
- the PALM3 gene encoding paralemmin-3 — protein sequence MTLQNQLWSPAMCMPMAESSLYRQRLEVIAEKRRLQEEISTARRELDEERLRVERLKRKSLRERWLMDGTATQDPAPQDPQSPEGQAQARIQTLEDSLFTLHSQLQLLQSASTGAQHKPWGRPTWRRQGPRPLSQPAMEMETGLAGQATVDRRASLPLEPLASPEAVVAEPREEAAEVQPAPTQVPEANGPCQAPSLASETEPSPARAGVVRVVWEGLIATEDSATEATGAELEAQVEQVVREAMAEGREPRSPEPPAWVRQDQGAVEVVWEGVGGEGSGAAPQAGATRGGSAGEDGSFIWVDRVTLSEDWEELLMEGLEGPGGGGAGEAWEEERRRAGAGPEGTPLHPEEPALGGGGAGRGGPEATPSEEEERDGAGLREGAGPLEEGSREGAEQLGEEPMGGAGPLEKELGGGAEQLKEEPGGRAEPPGEEPDREEELKGAEPNEGAEQLGARTKGREGPLGEETEGEDKGGEEGPRGGAELLGEEPEGGEEPTEGAWPAREEPAGEGADLGEETLAEEGDGREEGLEGLGEEAPQGAAEDLEDSRGGSPPQAEEVSEAEPPLQVQPQEEEQPQEEEQPQEEVQEEQAARPTGRLAQAAPEQPSERQPLLQQERPGAHPVPTYAPARQPEPPAPREGQGAAGPKQKTCQCCAVM from the exons ATGACTTTGCAGAACCAGCTGTGGTCCCCAGCCATGTGCAT GCCCATGGCCGAGAGCTCCCTCTACCGGCAACGGCTGGAAGTCATCGCC GAGAAGCGGCGGCTGCAGGAGGAGATCAGCACCGCGCGCCGGGAGCTGGACGAAGAGAGACTCCGCGTGGAGCGGCTCAAG AGGAAATCTCTCCGTGAACGCTGGCTCATGGATGGCACGGCCACCCAGGACCCCGCCCCCCAAGACCCCCAGTCGCCAGAGGGTCAGGCTCAGGCACGCATCCAGACGCTGGAAGACAGCTTGTTCAC GCTCCattctcagctgcagctgttacaGAGTGCTTCCACAGGTGCCCAGCACAAGCCCTGGGGGAGACCCACCTGGCGCCGGCAG GGTCCCCGCCCTCTCTCCCAGCCAGCGATGGAGATGGAGACAGGCCTGGCAG GCCAGGCGACCGTGGACAGGAGGGCCTCCTTACCCCTGGAGCCTTTGGCCTCCCCAGAGGCCGTCGTGGCTGAGCCCAGGGAGGAGGCAGCTGAGGTTCAACCAGCGCCCACGCAGGTCCCAGAAGCCAACGGCCCCTGCCAGGCACCCAGCCTTGCATCGGAGACAGAGCCCAGCCcggccagggcaggggtggtgAGGGTGGTGTGGGAGGGGCTGATAGCCACAGAGGACAGTGCCACGGAGGCCACGGGCGCCGAGCTGGAGGcgcaggtggagcaggtggtgcGGGAGGCCATGGCCGAGGGGCGGGAGCCCCGCAGCCCGGAACCGCCGGCCTGGGTGCGGCAGGACCAGGGCGCGGTGGAGGTGGTGTGGGAGGGCGTGGGGGGCGAGGGGTCGGGTGCGGCGCCCCAGGCAGGAGCCACTCGGGGCGGCTCGGCGGGAGAGGACGGGTCCTTCATCTGGGTGGACAGGGTGACGCTGAGCGAGGACTGGGAGGAGCTGCTgatggaggggctggaggggcccgggggcggcggggcgggggaGGCCTGGGAGGAGGAGCGCAGGCGCGCGGGGGCTGGGCCGGAGGGGACCCCCTTGCACCCCGAGGAGCCAGCCCTGGGGGGCGGTGGCGCAGGGCGGGGCGGCCCCGAGGCCACGCCctcggaggaggaggagagagacggGGCGGGGCTGAGAGAAGGGGCGGGGCCGTTGGAGGAGGGGTCGAGAGAAGGGGCGGAGCAACTGGGAGAGGAGCCTATGGGAGGGGCGGGGCCATTGGAGAAGGAGCTAGGAGGAGGGGCGGAGCAGCTgaaggaggagccaggtggaAGGGCGGAGCCACCGGGGGAGgagccagacagagaggaggagctaaAGGGGGCGGAGCCAAACGAAGGGGCAGAACAACTGGGGGCGAGGACAAAAGGAAGAGAGGGACCCctgggagaggagacagaaggggaggataagggaggagaggaggggccaAGGGGAGGGgcggagctgctgggggaggagcCAGAAGGAGGGGAGGAGCCAACAGAAGGGGCGTGGCCAGCAAGGGAGGAGCCTGCAGGGGAGGGGGCCGATCTTGGGGAAGAGACCCTGGCGGAGGAGGGTGAtggaagggaagaggggctggaggggctgggggaggaagcACCCCAAGGAGCTGCAGAGGATCTGGAGGATTCCAGGGGAGGAAGTCCTCCCCAGGCTGAGGAAGTGAGCGAGGCTGAGCCgcccctgcaggtgcagccccaggaggaggagcagccccaggaggaggagcagccccAGGAGGAGGTGCAGGAGGAGCAGGCGGCAAGGCCGACTGGCCGCCTTGCCCAGGCAGCCCCAGAGCAGCCCTCGGAGCGCCAGCCATTGCTGCAGCAGGAAAGGCCCGGAGCCCACCCAGTACCCACCTACGCACCTGCCAGGCAGCCAGAGCCACCTGCCCCCCGCGAGGGCCAAGGGGCGGCCGGCCCGAAGCAGAAGACGTGCCAGTGTTGTGCAGTGATGTGA